Proteins found in one Oreochromis niloticus isolate F11D_XX linkage group LG22, O_niloticus_UMD_NMBU, whole genome shotgun sequence genomic segment:
- the LOC112843493 gene encoding uncharacterized protein LOC112843493 — translation MLHSIQEWTIQHAQQTEDVHWFMDLPELMAFISIVILRGVARVPSLRDCWSANLGNPQIIGTMPRNRFQDIMQHLRFDDRSTRSDRAKTDKFAAISSVWGSFVTNCITCYNPGLHITVDEQLFPSKTRCCFLQYIASKPDKFGIKFWVACDLKSKYICNVLPYLGKDPNRPSGERLSENVVMRLMEPFLDKGRNVTTDNFFTSLSLAQKLLRRKTTILGTVNKIRREIPQSARYTDRNEFTTQVFSTSAATLTAYAAKRKKTVYILSSMHSVVQTDNTTKRKPNTVTLYNTTKCGVDVMDQMVREYTVRRGTRRWPVAVFYNMIDMAALNAHVLYQACTGTQERRVDFLVELARELANSHMAGKKARKEQSLQTQPSTPSPGKRATCQVKHKCKNNHATVRCVHCYRYTCGKCRLQIPWQCQDCE, via the exons ATGCTTCATAGCATTCAAGAATGGACTATTCAACATGCACAGCAAACGGAGGATGTTCATTGGTTCATGGACCTCCCTGAACTAATGGCATTTATTTCAATTGTCATCTTGCGGGGGGTTGCTAGGGTTCCATCACTACGTGACTGCTGGTCAGCAAACCTGGGAAACCCACAGATCATTGGAACTATGCCACGTAACCGCTTCCAAGACATCATGCAACACCTACGCTTTGATGACAGGTCCACCCGCAGTGATCGAGCAAAGACTGATAAGTTCGCTGCAATTTCCAGTGTGTGGGGATCATTTGTCACCAACTGCATCACGTGCTACAACCCTGGTCTACATATCACCGTTGATGAACAGCTCTTCCCATCAAAGACTCGGTgctgtttcctgcagtatattgcaagtaaacctgacaagtttgggatcaagttttgggtggcctgcgacctaaaatccaagtacatttgcaatgtcctcccatatcttggcaaggaccccaatcgtcccagtggggagagactgtctgaaaatgtagtgATGAGGCTGATGGAACCATTCCTAGACAAGGGCAGAAATGTTACCACGGACAATTTCTTCACATCGCTTTCACTTGCGCAAAAACTTCTTAGACGGAAAACCACCATCCTCGGCACAGTCAACAAGATTCGCCGGGAAATTCCTCAATCCGCTAGATACACAGATCGCAATGAATTcaccactcag gtgttttcaacctctgctgccacgctgacggcgtatgcggccaaacggaagaagacagtctatattcttagcagcatgcacagcgtggttcagactgataacaccaccaaaaggaagccaaacactgtcacCCTTTACAACACCACAAAGTGTGGCGTGGATGTGATGGACCAGATGGTGCGGGAGTACACGGTCCGCAGAGGAACACGGCGCTGGCCAGTTGCCGTGTTCTATAACATGATTGACatggcagcactgaatgcacatgtgctgtatcaagcatgcaccgggacgcaggaaagacgggtggacttcctggtggagcttgcaagagagttggctaactctcatatggctgggaagaaggcaagaaaagaaCAGTCGCTTCAGACACAACCCTCCACACCTAGCCCTGGAAAAAGAGCCACGTGTCAGGtgaaacacaaatgcaagaacaatcatgccactgtgcgatgtgttcactgctacagatacacatgtggtaaatgcagactacagataccatggcagtgccaggattgtgagtga